A DNA window from Mytilus edulis chromosome 14, xbMytEdul2.2, whole genome shotgun sequence contains the following coding sequences:
- the LOC139502508 gene encoding E3 ubiquitin-protein ligase TRIM22-like — protein MALNKPVPCGPCKFDDFTIDAGSWCTNCEEGLCEDCENVHRKIKLLRNHKVISIEDYRKIENVSISLICEHHGENFEWFCQNHDKLLCMVCVTSNHKSCSGVISISAASKNAKQSTALSDLEKEIQGTLLNVQEFTKNRESATKEIDKQELMVKNIVFETRTKINSYLDKLQEKLLLKLGSISDNCKSKNKEFLQKLESKTEMLTKLMEQTLHLKQLSSDIQVFLGTRQVNKRIVSEIKSLKTEIGTTKDYELKVDIHSLIENFSKKVEDFGQIKVLESCTELEFRDYKIDQTKIETKVPTSGILSDMKLQLIKTFQMKRETDYVIDVRGCVILPNGNLLMTNYSKQNQLVEYKYTGEHMRDIQVSALPFFIAVIDPNRIAVTYGDTAKFLEIRNTHSFRAEKEIRLPSKGYGVSHEDGRLYVKSGNSTIQVMDLSGKQLETLKLSSDSVLNITTSRDKIFYTDYKKNIVHCCRLNGEELWQVKRESVSHPYGVTVDHDRNVYVVGLVSNNLTIIQQDGKDSKTLLTESDGLFYPQAVDFDMDKRTLLICNKGGKVSMYKVV, from the coding sequence ATGGCTTTAAACAAACCTGTACCTTGTGGACCGTGTAAGTTTGATGATTTCACGATAGACGCAGGAAGTTGGTGTACAAATTGCGAAGAAGGGTTATGTGAAGATTGCGAAAACGTTCAcagaaaaatcaaattattacGAAACCATAAGGTTATTTCAATAGAAGATTATCGTAAGATCGAAAATGTTTCAATTTCCCTGATTTGTGAACATCATGGAGAAAACTTTGAGTGGTTCTGCCAAAATCACGATAAACTCCTATGTATGGTTTGTGTCACGTCAAATCACAAGTCATGTTCTGGTGTTATATCAATAAGTGCTGCctcaaaaaatgcaaaacaatcaACTGCTTTATCTGACCTTGAAAAAGAAATCCAAGGAACACTTCTTAACGTGCAAGAATTCACCAAAAATCGTGAATCCGCTACTAAGGAAATTGATAAGCAAGAACTAATGGTtaaaaacattgtttttgaaACGAGAACAAAAATAAACAGCTACCTTGACAAGCTACAGGAAAAACTATTGCTCAAACTAGGATCTATATCTGACAATTGTAAATCAAAAAACAAGGAATTCCTTCAAAAGCTAGAATCAAAGACAGAAATGCTAACCAAACTAATGGAACAGACCCTTCACTTGAAACAATTGTCTTCTGATATACAAGTGTTTCTCGGAACGCGCCAGGTCAATAAACGGATCGTTAGCGAGATCAAATCTCTGAAGACTGAAATAGGTACTACTAAGGATTATGAATTAAAAGTTGATATTCATAGTTTAATTGAAAATTTCTCAAAAAAAGTTGAGGACTTTGGGCAAATAAAGGTATTGGAAAGTTGTACCGAGTTAGAATTCAGAGACTACAAAATTGATCAAACTAAAATTGAGACCAAAGTTCCAACATCAGGAATCCTTTCCGACATGAAACTTCAgttaattaaaacatttcaaatgaagAGGGAAACCGATTATGTAATAGATGTTAGAGGTTGTGTCATATTACCGAATGGTAATTTGTTGATGACGAATTACTCGAAACAAAATCAGCTCGTAGAGTATAAATATACCGGTGAACACATGCGTGATATTCAAGTCTCGGCGTTGCCATTTTTCATTGCAGTTATAGATCCTAATCGTATTGCTGTAACGTACGGGGACACCGCGAAATTCTTGGAAATAAGAAATACACATTCTTTTCGCGCCGAAAAAGAAATTCGATTACCAAGTAAAGGCTATGGAGTATCACACGAGGATGGCAGACTTTATGTAAAAAGTGGAAACTCTACAATACAAGTCATGGATTTATCCGGAAAACAATTGGAAACATTGAAATTATCATCTGATAGTGTATTAAACATTACAACTAGCAGAGACAAGATATTCTACACAGATTACAAAAAGAACATAGTACATTGTTGTCGTTTGAATGGAGAAGAGTTATGGCAGGTTAAAAGGGAATCCGTTTCACACCCTTATGGTGTAACAGTAGACCATGACCGTAACGTTTATGTTGTCGGTCTTGTATCCAATAATCTTACAATCATACAACAAGATGGGAAAGACAGTAAGACACTACTGACAGAATCAGATGGACTATTTTATCCACAAGCTGTGGACTTTGATATGGATAAAAGAACACTACTCATATGTAATAAAGGAGGGAAAGTTTCAATGTACAAAGTCGTGTAA
- the LOC139503512 gene encoding uncharacterized protein, with amino-acid sequence MASGKHIPCGPCGFDDVIKDAGRWCTGCEEGLCDDCEKAHRRSKTSRKHKVITIEDYRRIENVSISQICEHHGENLEWFCKSHDEVLCVTCVPSKHKACSDVIPISANSANSRQSTALSDLEETIDGTLRNVKQCIKNRESASKEFEKQELDVKTMILETRTKINVNLDKLQEKLLNELRSTSRTCKSKYKNILEKLKSTEEMLSKLREQSIHIKQFSSDIQVFLGTRHISKQILHEIKTIKTELGVSKDYALDVSFHSLIEKLSNEVEDFGKVFLSESATNLDFRDPKIDQAQMEINIPTSRNISDIKLQLIKSFEMTKTHYRHKMNVSDCVILPNGHLMIANDTNDKLLIEYSDTGKLIRAIPVSGPPYAIDVIDRDRIVVTYGSSSYLEIMNKNYVNVDNKISLHKSCWGVSHADMKLYVAQGDCIQVLDLSGKQLRTMKTPSDKVSRIYLSNEKIVYSDWKSNIVHCCNLNGNELWHFEHDSINFLKDITADCYNNVFVVNYNSDNLTAVQHDGKNSKTLLTISDGLRFPRTAYYDKGNRTLVICNDGGKVLLFNVV; translated from the coding sequence ATGGCTTCAGGAAAACATATACCATGTGGTCCATGTGGCTTTGATGACGTCATTAAGGATGCTGGGAGATGGTGTACTGGTTGTGAAGAAGGATTATGTGACGATTGCGAAAAGGCTCACAGAAGAAGCAAAACGTCAAGAAAACATAAGGTTATAACAATAGAAGATTACCGCAGGATTGAAAATGTTTCAATCTCCCAGATATGTGAGCATCATGGAGAAAACCTGGAGTGGTTCTGTAAAAGTCACGACGAAGTCCTCTGTGTAACGTGTGTCCCGTCAAAACATAAGGCATGTTCTGATGTTATACCAATTAGTGCCAACTCTGCAAATTCAAGACAATCAACTGCATTATCTGATCTGGAAGAGACGATTGATGGAACTCTACGTAACGTGAAACAATGCATCAAGAATCGTGAATCTGCTTCAAAGGAATTCGAAAAACAAGAACTTGACGTCAAAACCATGATTCTTGAAACGAGAACGAAAATAAACGTCAACCTGGACAAACTACaagaaaaattgttaaacgaACTAAGATCAACATCTCGCACTTGTAAATCAAAATACAAGAACATCCTTGAAAAACTAAAATCAACAGAAGAAATGCTTTCTAAGTTAAGGGAACAATCAATTCATATTAAACAATTTTCTTCTGACATACAAGTATTTCTTGGAACGCGACATATCAGTAAGCAGATCTTACACGAGATAAAAACCATTAAGACTGAACTCGGTGTTTCCAAGGATTATGCATTAGATGTATCTTTTCATAGCTTAATCGAAAAATTATCCAACGAAGTAGAAGACTTTGGTAAAGTATTTCTTTCAGAATCTGCCACCAACCTTGATTTTAGGGACCCAAAAATAGACCAGGCTCAAATGGAGATCAACATCCCCACGTCAAGAAACATATCCGACATCAAACTCCAGCTAATCAAATCTTTTGAAATGACGAAGACACATTACCGTCATAAAATGAATGTTTCAGATTGTGTAATATTGCCGAATGGTCATTTAATGATTGCGAATGACACAAATGATAAACTTTTAATTGAGTACAGCGATACAGGTAAACTTATCCGTGCTATACCAGTATCTGGTCCACCATACGCTATTGACGTGATAGATCGTGATCGTATTGTCGTGACGTACGGATCTTCATCATACCtagaaataatgaataaaaattatgtCAACGTTGATAATAAGATCAGTTTACATAAGAGTTGCTGGGGTGTATCTCATGCGGATATGAAACTTTATGTTGCACAAGGAGACTGTATTCAAGTCCTAGATTTATCTGGAAAACAATTGAGAACAATGAAAACGCCATCTGATAAAGTATCACGCATTTATTTGAGTAACGAAAAGATAGTTTACTCAGATTGGAAAAGCAACATAGTGCATTGTTGTAATTTGAATGGGAACGAATTATGGCATTTTGAACATGATAGCATCAACTTTCTAAAAGATATCACAGCAGATTGTTACAATAATGTTTTCGTTGTAAACTATAATAGCGACAATCTAACAGCAGTTCAACATGACGGGAAAAACAGTAAGACATTACTGACAATATCGGATGGACTTCGCTTTCCACGAACTGCGTATTATGACAAGGGAAATAGAACATTGGTGATATGCAACGATGGAGGAAAGGTTTTGTTGTTCAACGTCGTTTAA